One window of Deltaproteobacteria bacterium genomic DNA carries:
- a CDS encoding oxidoreductase codes for MKRWNLVVDVAKCHDCNNCFLSCKDEYVDNDFLPYSLAQPRHGHRWMNIMRKERGRYPKVDVAYLPVPCMHCDDAPCIKAARDGAVYKREDGIVLIDPVKARGQKGVVDACPYGAVWWNSEKAVPQKCTFCVHLLDEGWKEPRCVQACPTGALSIIRADDAEMARIRESEGLEPYLPELGTRPRVYYRNLYRYTKCFIAGSVALRDPDECAEGARVILMDGTRGEIGETTTNNYGDFKFDNLEEESGRYILLIQYPGHEEKKIEVELNTSLNIGTVFL; via the coding sequence ATGAAAAGATGGAACCTTGTCGTCGACGTGGCCAAATGCCACGATTGCAACAACTGTTTCCTCTCCTGCAAGGATGAGTATGTGGACAATGATTTTCTCCCCTATTCCCTGGCACAACCCAGGCACGGGCATCGCTGGATGAACATCATGCGGAAGGAGCGGGGCCGGTATCCCAAGGTGGATGTCGCCTACTTACCCGTCCCGTGCATGCATTGTGACGATGCCCCCTGCATCAAGGCGGCGCGGGACGGGGCCGTCTACAAGCGGGAGGACGGGATCGTTCTCATCGACCCTGTGAAGGCACGGGGACAGAAGGGTGTCGTGGATGCCTGTCCTTACGGGGCCGTATGGTGGAACAGTGAAAAGGCGGTGCCGCAGAAGTGCACTTTTTGCGTTCACCTTCTGGATGAGGGCTGGAAGGAGCCGAGATGCGTCCAGGCCTGTCCGACGGGAGCCCTGAGCATAATCCGGGCCGATGATGCCGAAATGGCCAGGATCAGGGAATCCGAGGGCCTGGAGCCCTATCTCCCGGAACTTGGTACCAGGCCGCGGGTCTACTACCGGAACCTTTACCGGTACACGAAATGTTTCATCGCGGGGAGCGTTGCGCTCAGGGACCCTGACGAGTGCGCCGAAGGGGCCAGAGTGATCCTGATGGATGGTACCCGTGGTGAGATCGGAGAAACCACCACCAATAATTACGGCGACTTCAAGTTCGATAATCTCGAGGAGGAAAGCGGGAGATATATCCTATTGATTCAGTACCCGGGGCATGAAGAAAAGAAGATCGAGGTGGAGTTGAACACGAGCCTGAATATCGGGACGGTTTTCCTGTGA
- a CDS encoding dipeptide ABC transporter ATP-binding protein: MALLEVENLKKYFPVKKGILSRTVGYVRAVDGVSFTLDRGETLGLVGESGCGKTTVGRSILRLIEPTDGRVVFNGKNLLDLDREELRNIRASLQIIFQDPFSSLNPRMSVAQIIGEPIQNHMKISKKEIRDKVAYLMERVGLHPDQMNRYPHEFSGGQRQRIGIARALALNPLAIICDEPVSALDVSIQAQVINLLVQLQEQMNLSYLFIAHDLSVVEHISDRVAVMYLGHIVELATDKELYRNPLHPYSQALLSAVPIPDPEISRKKILLQGDVPSPLNPPEGCPFHTRCPERKEICTEETPVFRNMGGEHWVACHLR, encoded by the coding sequence ATGGCACTTTTAGAAGTTGAAAACCTGAAGAAGTATTTCCCGGTCAAAAAAGGAATACTCTCCCGTACTGTCGGGTATGTGCGGGCGGTGGACGGGGTCAGTTTCACCCTGGATCGCGGTGAAACCCTCGGCCTGGTGGGAGAAAGCGGATGCGGGAAGACTACCGTGGGTCGCTCGATATTACGCCTCATCGAACCTACCGACGGCCGTGTGGTCTTCAACGGAAAGAATTTGCTTGACCTGGACCGTGAAGAACTTAGGAACATTCGAGCATCACTTCAAATTATTTTCCAGGACCCCTTCTCGTCTCTGAATCCCCGTATGAGTGTCGCCCAAATTATAGGAGAACCGATCCAAAACCACATGAAGATTTCAAAAAAGGAAATCAGGGACAAGGTCGCCTATTTGATGGAACGCGTCGGGCTCCACCCCGACCAGATGAATCGCTATCCTCACGAGTTCTCAGGAGGACAACGCCAGCGGATCGGTATCGCCCGGGCCCTGGCTCTCAATCCCCTTGCCATCATTTGTGATGAACCCGTCTCGGCCCTGGATGTCTCCATTCAGGCCCAGGTAATAAATCTCCTAGTCCAGCTTCAGGAACAGATGAACCTTTCATATCTGTTTATCGCCCATGATTTGAGTGTCGTGGAACACATCAGCGACCGGGTGGCCGTCATGTATTTGGGGCATATTGTGGAATTGGCGACAGACAAGGAACTCTACCGTAATCCGCTGCATCCATACAGCCAGGCATTACTCTCGGCGGTTCCCATTCCCGACCCTGAGATCAGCAGAAAGAAAATCCTTCTTCAGGGGGATGTACCAAGCCCCCTGAACCCTCCCGAAGGTTGTCCCTTTCACACCAGGTGCCCGGAACGCAAGGAAATATGTACCGAGGAGACACCTGTCTTCAGAAACATGGGCGGTGAACATTGGGTCGCCTGCCACCTCAGGTAG
- a CDS encoding ABC transporter ATP-binding protein — translation MNERPKPLLEIQDLHTRFHTMDGVVSAVDGVDFEVYSGETLGLVGESGCGKSVTALSILRLLRCPPAEIKGRILFEGENLLELDREKIRKIRGNDISMIFQEPMTSLNPVLKVGEQIAEAARLHKAMNRPGSWRWAVEMLRRVQIPEPDARSRQYPHKFSGGMRQRAMIAMALSCNPRLILADEPTTALDVTIQAQIMALLQQLKDEFNTAILLITHDLGVIAEMASRVIVMYAGKVVEEAPVKDLFRDPRHPYTQGLLGSIPVIGRKEQTGRRLQEISGIVPSPNEMPSGCRFHPRCSEAMDRCRRQEPPMTRLGEHRRVNCWLQAEVS, via the coding sequence ATGAATGAACGGCCCAAACCCCTTCTTGAAATTCAAGACCTGCATACCCGCTTTCACACAATGGATGGAGTTGTAAGTGCCGTAGACGGGGTTGATTTTGAAGTTTATAGTGGCGAAACCTTGGGGTTGGTCGGGGAAAGCGGTTGCGGCAAAAGCGTCACTGCCCTCTCCATTTTGCGGCTTTTGCGTTGTCCTCCGGCTGAAATCAAAGGGCGGATTCTTTTCGAGGGTGAAAACCTCCTGGAACTCGACCGAGAAAAGATCAGAAAAATCAGAGGAAATGATATATCGATGATTTTTCAGGAACCCATGACCTCTCTGAATCCGGTTTTAAAAGTCGGGGAGCAGATCGCTGAGGCCGCCAGGCTGCACAAAGCCATGAATCGCCCGGGATCCTGGCGGTGGGCGGTTGAGATGTTGCGGAGGGTTCAAATACCGGAACCTGATGCGAGATCCAGGCAATATCCTCACAAGTTCTCCGGAGGCATGCGACAGAGGGCCATGATCGCCATGGCCCTGTCCTGCAACCCACGGCTCATTTTGGCGGATGAACCGACCACGGCCCTGGATGTAACCATCCAGGCCCAGATCATGGCCCTTTTACAGCAACTTAAAGATGAATTTAATACCGCCATTTTGTTGATTACCCATGATCTAGGTGTTATTGCGGAAATGGCCAGCAGGGTCATCGTCATGTACGCGGGCAAGGTGGTGGAGGAGGCACCGGTTAAAGATCTTTTTAGAGATCCCAGGCACCCTTACACACAAGGTCTGCTGGGATCGATACCAGTAATAGGCCGCAAGGAACAAACCGGCCGCCGCCTTCAGGAAATATCAGGTATCGTTCCCAGTCCGAATGAAATGCCTTCCGGGTGCAGGTTTCATCCTCGATGCAGTGAAGCAATGGATCGGTGCCGCCGGCAGGAACCGCCGATGACCCGTCTGGGCGAACACAGACGGGTCAATTGCTGGCTTCAGGCTGAAGTGTCATAA
- a CDS encoding TetR/AcrR family transcriptional regulator — MDITKKKLTVLDQITASDKVRRKIIDAASILYAKKGYRATSIEEISEKAGVSLPVTYHYARNKSGIMRMIMEDVLNIFRETLTREISNIEDPEEKLALAVIIYFRVVEQHNKKALLIYQKSSSLEKSDKTKIMDLEVQVSKVFGEIIQEGIDKGVFKDVDVDLAAYNIIMMAHMWVLKHWHFKKRLTHDRYTDLQLTQIMRALCKRETDRSPEKE, encoded by the coding sequence ATGGATATCACTAAAAAGAAACTAACGGTTCTCGATCAAATTACCGCCTCGGACAAGGTCCGAAGAAAGATCATCGATGCGGCCAGCATCCTTTATGCCAAGAAGGGGTACAGGGCCACTTCCATCGAGGAGATCTCGGAAAAGGCCGGTGTGAGTCTCCCGGTCACCTACCATTACGCCCGGAACAAATCGGGCATAATGAGAATGATCATGGAGGATGTTCTCAATATCTTCCGGGAAACCCTCACCAGGGAGATATCGAATATCGAGGACCCCGAGGAAAAACTTGCGCTTGCGGTCATCATCTATTTTCGGGTTGTGGAACAGCACAACAAGAAGGCACTTTTGATCTACCAAAAATCCAGTTCCCTGGAGAAATCGGACAAGACCAAGATAATGGACCTAGAGGTTCAGGTCTCCAAAGTGTTCGGGGAGATCATCCAGGAAGGCATAGACAAAGGAGTATTCAAGGACGTGGATGTGGACCTGGCGGCTTACAATATCATCATGATGGCCCACATGTGGGTCCTGAAGCATTGGCATTTCAAAAAAAGGCTCACCCATGACCGGTATACGGACCTACAGTTGACACAGATCATGAGGGCCCTCTGCAAAAGGGAGACCGACCGGTCCCCCGAAAAGGAATGA
- a CDS encoding flavin reductase family protein: protein MKKLDYMAVAERIMKQIKRGAFLTVKAGDALNTMTIGWAAVGFVWNKPVFMVAVRDSRHTFGIIEKAEDFTVTVPTADMKDALMYCGTKSGRDVDKFRECNLKTRDGRTTSSPIIDIPGIQFECRIVFKAPMDPKYLAKEYDERLYPEKDYHTLYFGEILDCYETTYG, encoded by the coding sequence ATGAAAAAGCTGGATTACATGGCCGTAGCCGAGAGAATCATGAAACAGATCAAGAGGGGTGCCTTTCTGACCGTCAAGGCCGGTGACGCCCTGAACACCATGACCATAGGATGGGCCGCTGTCGGGTTCGTGTGGAACAAACCCGTGTTCATGGTGGCGGTGAGGGACTCCCGCCATACCTTCGGGATCATAGAGAAGGCCGAAGATTTTACCGTTACGGTACCCACGGCAGACATGAAAGACGCCCTCATGTACTGCGGCACGAAATCGGGAAGGGATGTGGACAAGTTCCGGGAATGTAACCTCAAGACCAGAGACGGCCGCACGACATCCTCTCCTATCATAGACATCCCTGGGATCCAGTTCGAGTGCAGGATCGTTTTCAAGGCGCCCATGGATCCCAAATACCTGGCAAAGGAATACGACGAAAGGCTCTATCCCGAGAAAGACTACCATACGTTATACTTCGGCGAGATCCTGGACTGCTACGAAACAACGTACGGTTAG
- the rsmG gene encoding 16S rRNA (guanine(527)-N(7))-methyltransferase RsmG yields the protein MSGKEMDLLRARSRDFGIELTPDQLDLFQIYLDELWDWNQRVNLIGLSRMEDVINELLLDSLLPLPWLPEEGTLLDVGSGAGLPGIPLKICSPRLQTDLLEPHSKKVSFLKHVSRLLNLKDLRVIRGRMGHKTPPPIRPHYDIVTARAVADLGRVIGLCAHRITRAGGLVGFLGAAGEKDLEVCRGVMEEYGLKIAKKRTYRLPGKRKRMVVFLKKR from the coding sequence GTGTCAGGGAAGGAAATGGACCTGCTGAGAGCCCGGAGTAGAGATTTCGGGATCGAATTGACCCCGGATCAACTGGATCTCTTTCAGATCTACCTGGATGAACTTTGGGACTGGAACCAACGTGTGAACCTTATAGGCCTCTCCAGGATGGAAGACGTAATCAACGAACTCCTTCTGGATTCCTTGCTCCCGTTACCTTGGCTCCCGGAGGAGGGGACGTTGTTGGACGTGGGCTCCGGCGCCGGTCTCCCGGGGATTCCCCTGAAGATTTGTTCCCCAAGGCTCCAAACGGATCTTCTCGAACCCCACTCGAAAAAAGTCAGCTTCCTGAAACATGTCTCCAGGCTTTTGAACCTGAAGGATCTCCGGGTTATCCGGGGAAGGATGGGGCATAAAACCCCGCCCCCTATCAGGCCCCACTACGATATCGTGACGGCACGTGCTGTGGCCGACCTGGGGAGAGTCATAGGGTTGTGTGCTCACCGTATTACCAGGGCAGGGGGTCTGGTGGGGTTTCTGGGAGCGGCAGGGGAAAAGGACCTGGAGGTCTGCCGGGGTGTCATGGAGGAATACGGGCTGAAGATCGCGAAAAAGCGGACCTATCGGCTCCCGGGGAAGAGGAAACGAATGGTGGTTTTTCTGAAAAAAAGGTAA
- a CDS encoding ABC transporter permease, with the protein MTDEIQSTGCLTLNRPTPAGRFRRFWFKLKRNKAALAGGVLILFYLCTALLAPVLFPGNPSVPNLGMALEPPTLEHPLGTDELGRSILGRIIYGSRVSLLIAVGVVSVGLFIGVPLGLISGYYGGKIDFIIQRITDTMLAFPGFLLALGLVAVLGVGLKNAMVSVGIAMIPLYIRLVRGCTLAVREEVYVEAARAVGTRDSVILIRHILPNVMIPIIVQTSLAMGMAILFAAGLGFLGIGVQPPTPEWGTMLGSGRAYIFRAPHVATFPGIAIFLAVLGFNLLGDGLRDALDPRFKL; encoded by the coding sequence ATGACTGATGAAATCCAGAGCACAGGATGTCTTACCCTGAATCGTCCAACACCCGCCGGCCGGTTCAGACGCTTTTGGTTCAAGCTCAAGCGAAACAAGGCAGCTCTGGCTGGAGGAGTCCTGATACTGTTCTATTTATGCACTGCGCTTCTGGCACCGGTTCTCTTTCCCGGGAACCCATCGGTCCCTAATCTCGGCATGGCCCTGGAACCCCCCACCCTGGAACACCCCCTGGGAACCGACGAACTGGGTCGATCCATTCTTGGCAGGATCATATATGGTTCCCGGGTTTCACTTTTGATCGCCGTAGGGGTCGTTTCGGTGGGATTGTTTATCGGAGTGCCCCTGGGGCTCATCTCAGGATACTATGGAGGAAAGATCGATTTCATCATTCAACGAATAACCGACACCATGTTGGCCTTTCCCGGTTTTTTATTGGCCCTGGGCCTCGTTGCCGTCCTGGGAGTGGGTCTCAAGAACGCCATGGTCTCCGTGGGTATCGCCATGATTCCACTTTACATCCGCCTTGTCAGAGGCTGCACCCTGGCGGTCAGGGAGGAAGTTTACGTGGAGGCGGCCCGGGCGGTTGGTACCAGGGATTCCGTCATCCTGATCAGGCACATTCTGCCCAATGTGATGATTCCCATCATTGTTCAAACGAGCCTCGCCATGGGCATGGCCATCCTGTTTGCAGCGGGACTGGGATTCCTGGGCATCGGGGTACAGCCGCCCACACCGGAGTGGGGAACCATGCTTGGATCCGGCAGGGCATATATCTTCCGCGCACCCCACGTCGCCACCTTCCCCGGCATCGCCATCTTTCTTGCTGTTCTGGGATTCAACCTCTTGGGTGACGGCCTGAGGGACGCACTTGATCCGAGGTTCAAACTATGA
- a CDS encoding type IV pili methyl-accepting chemotaxis transducer N-terminal domain-containing protein has protein sequence MKISTKLYAAIILQFLIAISLIWIVISMQKQQAHDSVVVNLAGRQRMLSQKMTKEVLLYLQGGFSSDKVMNTVDVFHKTLKALLYGGEAPLDLEQTDFTTLPQPESEDVIGQLKTVESIWSVFNEKIRTFLKKKDKESLDYLKNNNETLLKEMNKAVFLMDHEASNKVKLVGNVLRWGAGILCALFLISLFIVRKNVQVIFRSLNKLSRDLSDASSKTLDVASMMNETSMQLAEGSTQQAATLEETSSALEEISSMTKQSAENAAQADNLTKESDAIIRRANESMSRVIASMEEISRASEETSKIIKTIDEIAFQTNLLALNAAVEAARAGEAGAGFAVVADEVRNLAMRAAEAAKSTAELIKGTVQKVEEGGDLVQKTNQEFSEIAETSKKVNDLVSEIAAASSEQAKGIEQLNLGVAEMDTVVQQNAARAEECASAAQEMTSEAEAMRNLVSELVTQVGVGAGKKNKRAPKALSDKSIGPSRDIPDRAGGVVNKRAGKSPLPAPHRPKEVRPDEVIPLDDDDFKDF, from the coding sequence ATGAAGATATCGACAAAACTATACGCAGCGATCATCTTGCAGTTCCTTATTGCGATTTCTCTTATCTGGATTGTAATCAGTATGCAGAAACAGCAGGCCCATGACAGCGTGGTGGTGAATCTGGCAGGGCGGCAGCGGATGTTAAGCCAAAAAATGACCAAGGAAGTATTGCTTTATTTGCAGGGCGGTTTTTCATCGGACAAGGTCATGAATACGGTTGATGTATTCCACAAGACCCTGAAGGCTCTTCTTTACGGGGGTGAAGCGCCCCTTGACCTGGAACAGACTGATTTTACTACACTCCCCCAACCGGAGAGTGAGGATGTCATAGGACAATTGAAAACAGTGGAATCCATTTGGAGTGTGTTCAATGAAAAGATCCGGACCTTTCTCAAGAAAAAGGATAAGGAGTCACTGGATTATCTGAAGAACAACAATGAGACATTGCTCAAGGAAATGAATAAGGCCGTTTTCCTCATGGACCATGAGGCTTCAAACAAGGTGAAGTTGGTGGGAAATGTCTTGCGATGGGGCGCGGGTATTCTCTGTGCCCTTTTCCTCATCAGTCTCTTTATTGTGAGAAAGAATGTGCAGGTTATCTTCAGATCTCTGAATAAATTGTCCCGAGATCTGTCTGACGCATCTTCAAAGACATTGGATGTGGCTTCCATGATGAACGAAACGAGCATGCAGCTCGCCGAAGGATCAACGCAGCAAGCAGCCACGCTGGAGGAGACCTCCTCGGCTCTTGAGGAGATATCTTCCATGACCAAGCAGAGCGCGGAAAACGCAGCCCAGGCCGATAATTTGACCAAGGAGTCCGATGCGATCATCCGGCGGGCCAACGAGTCCATGTCCCGAGTCATTGCTTCTATGGAGGAGATTTCAAGGGCAAGCGAAGAGACTTCCAAGATCATCAAGACGATCGATGAGATAGCATTTCAAACAAATCTCCTTGCACTTAACGCGGCAGTGGAGGCTGCCAGGGCGGGGGAGGCCGGAGCCGGGTTCGCCGTTGTGGCCGATGAGGTGAGGAATCTTGCAATGCGGGCGGCCGAAGCCGCCAAGAGCACGGCGGAACTGATCAAGGGGACGGTTCAGAAAGTGGAGGAAGGCGGGGATTTGGTACAGAAAACCAACCAGGAATTTTCTGAAATCGCTGAAACCAGTAAAAAGGTGAATGATCTGGTCAGTGAGATCGCTGCAGCCTCAAGTGAGCAGGCCAAGGGAATCGAACAGTTGAATCTTGGTGTGGCGGAAATGGATACGGTGGTTCAGCAGAATGCCGCCCGGGCTGAGGAGTGTGCCAGTGCTGCGCAGGAGATGACCTCAGAGGCCGAGGCCATGAGGAACCTGGTCTCTGAATTGGTTACCCAGGTCGGGGTGGGTGCCGGTAAAAAGAATAAAAGAGCTCCCAAAGCGCTGTCGGACAAATCAATCGGTCCTTCGCGGGATATCCCTGACAGGGCCGGTGGGGTGGTGAATAAGAGGGCAGGAAAATCTCCCTTGCCCGCGCCGCACCGCCCGAAAGAAGTAAGGCCCGATGAAGTGATTCCCCTGGACGATGATGATTTCAAGGATTTTTAG
- a CDS encoding ABC transporter permease, translated as MSQYVVKRLISTIPVLIGISIMLFFMLRALPGDPAQVLAGQMATQEDIQLIRTQLGLDRPIYIQYATFFWRLIRFDLGRSARTQNPVILEIWARLPNTIILAVIAITLACLFGIPAGIISAVRPYSVLDYFVTAATLFGISMPVFWLGLMLVVVFSVLLHWLPAGGTGSWKHLILPSITLSAFVVAFIARMTRSSMLEVLSQDYTTTARSKGLKEKVVIIKHALKNALIPIITVVGLQFGMLLGGAVLTETVFAWPGLGRLIVDSILARDYPVIQGAILIFGLLYILVNLIVDVIYAFVDPRIRYD; from the coding sequence ATGTCCCAATACGTTGTTAAACGTCTTATTTCCACCATACCCGTTCTCATTGGAATCTCCATCATGCTCTTCTTCATGCTGCGCGCTCTTCCCGGCGATCCCGCCCAAGTGCTCGCCGGCCAAATGGCAACGCAGGAAGACATTCAACTCATTCGCACCCAGCTTGGACTGGATAGGCCCATTTACATCCAGTATGCGACCTTTTTTTGGCGTTTGATCCGGTTTGACCTGGGGAGATCGGCAAGGACCCAGAATCCCGTTATCCTTGAAATCTGGGCCCGTCTACCGAATACCATCATCCTGGCAGTGATCGCCATAACCCTGGCCTGCCTGTTTGGGATCCCCGCAGGCATCATCTCGGCCGTCCGGCCGTATTCTGTGCTGGACTATTTCGTTACCGCCGCGACCCTCTTCGGCATCTCCATGCCCGTCTTCTGGCTCGGGCTCATGCTGGTGGTCGTCTTTTCCGTTCTGCTTCATTGGTTGCCCGCCGGCGGGACGGGTTCATGGAAACATCTCATCCTGCCCTCCATCACCCTGAGCGCTTTCGTGGTGGCCTTCATTGCTCGGATGACCCGTTCAAGCATGCTCGAGGTCCTCTCCCAGGACTATACGACCACAGCCCGCTCTAAAGGGCTGAAGGAAAAGGTGGTCATCATAAAACATGCCCTGAAAAACGCACTCATTCCAATTATCACCGTAGTCGGCCTTCAATTCGGGATGCTCCTGGGGGGGGCTGTTTTAACAGAGACTGTATTTGCATGGCCAGGACTGGGCCGTTTGATCGTGGATTCCATTCTGGCCCGTGACTATCCAGTAATCCAGGGAGCCATCCTCATCTTTGGGCTCCTTTACATACTGGTTAACCTTATAGTTGATGTGATTTACGCCTTTGTGGATCCGAGGATTCGTTATGACTGA
- a CDS encoding dodecin domain-containing protein translates to MAGSTYKIIELVGTSDTSWEEAAKVAVETAAESLKDLRIAEVTKLDLTIENGKVRNYRARVNVSFKYVKD, encoded by the coding sequence ATGGCCGGAAGCACTTATAAGATCATTGAACTCGTTGGGACGAGCGATACCTCCTGGGAAGAGGCCGCCAAGGTCGCCGTGGAAACCGCCGCTGAAAGTCTCAAAGACTTAAGGATCGCCGAAGTCACAAAGCTGGACCTGACCATTGAAAACGGAAAGGTCAGAAATTACAGGGCCCGGGTAAACGTTTCATTCAAATACGTGAAAGATTAG
- a CDS encoding formylmethanofuran dehydrogenase subunit E family protein, producing MNICTYTFEDYLSLVRSFHGHLAPGVVIGGVMVDVAYRRLPAEGLFDAICETRACLPDAVQLLTPCTVGNGWLRIVDLGRYALALYEKTGGKGIRVFLDPARLEKWSEIRAWFFKTKPKAEQDPDRLLDQIREAGESIYGVQEVEVHPCFLGRPHRGGFAVCPLCGESYPARDGGICRACQGESPYRDSVKGTLPVVS from the coding sequence ATGAATATTTGCACCTATACCTTTGAAGATTATTTATCCCTCGTTCGGTCCTTTCACGGGCACTTGGCGCCGGGCGTGGTGATCGGGGGCGTCATGGTTGACGTGGCGTACAGGCGACTTCCGGCGGAAGGGCTTTTTGACGCCATATGCGAGACGCGGGCCTGCCTGCCCGATGCCGTCCAGTTGCTTACCCCATGTACGGTCGGCAACGGTTGGCTTCGGATCGTCGACCTTGGAAGATATGCTCTCGCCCTTTATGAAAAGACCGGGGGGAAAGGCATCCGTGTGTTCCTGGATCCCGCAAGGCTTGAGAAGTGGTCTGAAATCCGGGCGTGGTTTTTCAAGACGAAACCCAAGGCCGAACAAGACCCCGACCGTCTCCTGGATCAGATCAGGGAGGCCGGGGAGAGCATTTACGGCGTTCAGGAAGTGGAGGTTCATCCCTGTTTCCTGGGAAGGCCCCACAGGGGTGGTTTCGCGGTTTGCCCCCTCTGCGGAGAATCTTACCCTGCAAGAGACGGTGGAATTTGCAGGGCCTGCCAGGGAGAGAGCCCCTATCGTGATTCCGTAAAGGGGACCCTTCCGGTGGTTTCCTAG
- a CDS encoding TIGR00730 family Rossman fold protein, which produces MRENQYVVDELTRDETWRMFNIIAEFVEGFDVLPDVHPAVTIFGSARVHPNRRIYKVTEKVARLLVESGFNVISGGGPGIMEAANKGAAEAGGKSVGLHIHLPNEQRPNKYANLRLDFKYFFIRKVMFVKYAVAYIIMPGGFGTLDELFESLTLIQTKRIKPFPVILMDTKYWKGLLDWMKDTLLREKSISRSDLEIFRVVDSPEEAVGIIKRRVIL; this is translated from the coding sequence ATGCGAGAGAATCAGTATGTTGTGGATGAGTTGACCAGGGACGAGACCTGGCGGATGTTTAATATCATAGCTGAATTTGTAGAGGGCTTCGATGTCCTGCCCGATGTACATCCGGCCGTTACCATCTTCGGGTCGGCTCGGGTACACCCAAACCGCCGCATCTATAAGGTTACCGAAAAGGTGGCCAGGCTCCTGGTCGAGAGCGGGTTCAATGTCATTTCGGGGGGAGGGCCCGGCATCATGGAGGCGGCCAACAAGGGTGCGGCGGAGGCGGGTGGGAAGTCCGTAGGGCTCCATATCCATCTTCCGAATGAGCAGCGGCCGAACAAGTACGCGAATCTAAGGCTGGACTTCAAGTATTTCTTCATTAGGAAGGTGATGTTCGTCAAGTATGCCGTGGCTTATATTATCATGCCGGGTGGTTTCGGGACACTTGATGAGCTTTTCGAATCTCTCACCTTGATTCAGACGAAAAGGATCAAACCTTTTCCCGTTATCCTCATGGACACCAAGTACTGGAAGGGGTTACTTGACTGGATGAAGGACACTCTCCTCAGGGAAAAGTCCATATCTCGTTCAGACCTGGAGATCTTCAGGGTCGTTGACAGCCCGGAGGAGGCCGTCGGCATCATCAAGAGGAGGGTGATTCTTTAG